Sequence from the Telopea speciosissima isolate NSW1024214 ecotype Mountain lineage unplaced genomic scaffold, Tspe_v1 Tspe_v1.0689, whole genome shotgun sequence genome:
ttgggattctctaaaaagtgtcgttgtctcttattagacgtgtggatacgatgttgagggtcgtggccttcgaatcaatacgtattttgacatatgttcattttcggtccaaaccagaccgggtgggttgtttggagttatttgggggcattttggcacttttatgggtttggaattttctaaaaagtgtctttatctcttattaaacttgtggatgtgatgttaagggttgtgaccttcggatcgatccctatttcggcatatgttcattgttgatttaaaccagactgggtgggtcgtttggagttttttggggggAGTTCTATACTTTTacgggtttgggattctcttaaaagtgtccttatctcttattggatgtgtggatgcgatgttgagggtcgtaaccttcgaatcgatacgtatttcgacacaagttcatttttggtctgaaccagaccaggtgggtcgtctGGAGTTATTtaggcgcatttctgtactttttttggtttgggttttattaaaaagtgtcattatcacttattagatgtgtggaagcgatgtggagggttttgaccttcgaatcgataactatttcgacatatgttaattttcgatttaaaccagaccgggcgggtcgtttggggttatttgggggcatttctatatttttttgggtttggtattttcttaaaagtgtccttatctcttattagacgtgtggatgcgatgttgagggtcgtgaccttcgaatcgatacgtattttggaacatgttcattttcggtcataaccagaccaggtggatcgtttggagttatttgggcgcatttctctaaattttttggtttgggtttttctaaaaagtgtccttatctcttattagacgtgtggatgcaaaaaTGGGGGTtttaaccttcgaattgataactatttcgacatatgttcattttcgatttaaaccagaccgagtgggtcgtttggggttatttgggggcatttctgtacttttttgtgtttggtattttaaaaaaattgtcattttctcttattagatgtgtggatacgatgttgagggtcgtgaccttcgaatcgatacctatttcaacttatgttcattttcgatttaaatcagatcgggtgggttgtctggggttatttgggtgcatttctgtacttttttgggtttgggattttcgaaaaagtgtccttatctcttattagacttgtggatgtggtgttgagggtcgtgaccttcgaatcgatacctgttttgacatatgttcatttttggtttaaaccagagcaggtgggtcgtttagggttatttgggggcatttctgtacttttttgggtttgggattctctaaaaagtgtccttgtctcttattagacgtgtggatgcgatgttgagggttgtggccttcgaatcaatgcacattttgacatatgttcatttccggtcgaaaccagaccgcgtgggtcgtttggaggtatttgggggaatttcggcacttttttgcatttggaattttctaaaaagtgtctttatctcttattagacttgtggatgtgatgttaagggttgtgaccttcgaatcgatccctatttcggcatatgttcattgttgatttaaaccagactgggtgggtcgtttggagttttttgcGGGGAGTTCTGTACTTTTacgggtttgggattctcttagaagtgtccttatctcttattatatgtgtggatgcgatgttgacggtcatgaccttcgaatcgatacgtattttgacacatgttcatttttggtctgaaccagaccaggtgggttgtttggagttatttgggcgcatttgtactttttttggtttgggtttttctaaaaagtgttcttattacttattagacgtgtggaagcgatgttgagggttttgaccttcgaattgataactatttcgacatatgttcattttcgatttaaaccagaccgggtgggtcgtttggggttatttgggggcatttctgtacttttttgggtttggtattttaaaaaaattgtccttttctcctattagacgtgtggagaccttcgaatcgatacctatttcaacttatgttcattttcggtttaaaccaggccgggtgggttgtctggggttatttttgtgcatttttgtacttttttgggtttgggatttttgaaaaagtgtccttatctcttattagacgtgtggatgtgatgttgagggtcgtgaccttcgaatcgatacctatttcgacatatgttcattttcgatttaaaccagaccaggtgggtcgtttagggttatttgggggcatttctatacatttttgggtttgggattctctaaaaagtgtccatgtcttattagacgtgtggatgcgatgttgggggtcatggcctttgaatcaatacgtattttgacatatgttcattttcggtccaaaccagaccgggtgggtcgtttggagttatttgggggcatttaggcccttttttgggtttggaattttctaaaaggtgtctttatctcttagtagacttgtggatgtgatgttaagggttgtgaccttcgaatcgatccctatttcggcatatgttcaatattgatttaaaccagactgggtgggtcgttcggagttttttgggggaagttctatacttttatgggtttgggattctcttaaaagtgtccttatctcttattggacgtgtggatgcgatgttgagggtcgtaaccttcgaatcgatacgtatttcgacacaacttcatttttggtctgaaccagaccaggtgggtcgtttggagttatttaggtgcatttttgtactttttttggtttgggttttattaaaaagtgtccttatcacttattagacgtgtggaagcgatgttgagggttttgaccttcgaatcgataactattttgacatatgttcattttttatttaaaccagaccgggcgggtcgtttggggttatttgggggcatttctatatttttttgggtttggtattttcttaaaagtgtccttatctcttattagacgtgtggatgcgatgttgagggtcgtgaccttcgaatcgatacgtatttcggaacatgttcattttcggtcataaccagaccagatggatcgtttggagttattttggcgtatttctctaaattttttggtttgggtttttttaaaaagtgtccttatctcttattagatgtgtggatgcaaaaatgagggttttgaccttcgaatcgataactatttcgacatatgttcattttcgatttaaaccagactgggtgggtcgtttggggttatttgggggcatttttgtacttttttgtgtttggtattttaaaaaaattgtcattttctcttattagacgtgtggatacaatgttgagggtcgtgaccttcgaatcgatacctatttcaacttatgttcattttcgatttaaatcagatcgggtgggttgtctggggttatttgggtgcatttctgtacttttttgggtttgggattttcgaaaaagtgtccttatctcttattagacgtgtggatgtgatgttgagggtcgtgaccttcgaatcgatacctatttcgacatatgttcattgtcggtttaaaccagaccaggtgggtcgtttagggttatttgggggtatttctgtacttttttgggtttgggattctctaaaaagtgtccttgtctcttattagacgtgtggatgcgatgttgagggtcgtggcctttgaatcaatatttattttgacatatgttttattttcggtccaaaccagactgggtgggtcgtttggagttatttgggggcatttctgcacttttttgggtttggaattttctaaaaagtgtctttatctcttattagacttgtggatgtgatgttaagggttttgaccttcgaatcgatccctatttcggcatatgttcattgttgatttaaaccagactgggtgggtcgtttggagttttttggggggAGTTCTGTACTTTTacaggtttgggattctcttaaaatgagggtcttgaccttcgaatcgaaaagTATTTCGACacaagttcatttttggtctgaactagagcaggtgggtcgtttggagttatttaggcgcatttctgtactttttttggtttgggtttttctaaaaagtgtccttatcaccttttttttttttttgtaagtaagatttgtattactaagaaaagaaaaatgtacaaagaaaggcatcctttaagaacccaaaaacgGGGAAAAGGACCCTAAGCAAGATAGGACAGGCCCTATCAAACAGCAGGGAGAACGAAAACCCCTAAGGCTACATCCTGTAATAGGTTACTAgctccttatctttctttatgaGAATGGTCAGCTCCGGAGGGAAAGACTCAGGCTCCCAATAGGTTCCAGAGGGGACAGTAGGGAGGGAAGCCATGAAATCTGCGGGCTGGTTCTGTTCTCTCCAAATATGAACTAATTCTTTAGACCTCAGCAGCCTAAACTTAGAGAGGATCTTACTTTTCAAAATAAGGATTTGCCAGGGCCCAGTGATCTGCCCATTCAAAATGTCGACGGCCAGTTTCGAATCCGACCTAACAGAAACATCATACAAGCCCTTCTCGATACAAAGGGAAATTCCTTTGTAAATAGCCTTAAACTCCATGGACAGCACCGAAAGATCTTCCCCTAGACCAGCATAGGCAGCTATGGGGTCCCCACATCCATCACGAATGAGGCCCCCAAAGCTAGCTTTGTCATCTGcaagagacccatcacaatggagagcaaccatatTCGGATTAGGGGTAAACCAAGAGCAGGCCTTTGGAATTTGAGCAGCCTAATGAACTTGAAGACCCCATTTGGCAGCAATATGAAGGTTGGCAGTAGTAGGGTCAcccaccaaagaaatggaagataatctgccaataacatccccctttatagcccctatgatctggtccttaggtctgattttgttcctgaaaattctgaaatttctctccGACCAGATATGCTTGATTGTGGCACAGAACGCAAGCTTGGTGACCAGCCCCAACTTCCCTGCTCTACCTGCGGCATATCTAACCGAGATGGCTGCATCAATGACATTGCTTGGCATGGTTCCATCATGAAAGCAAAgctcataaataattttccaaatgtCAGAGAAAGGGGacccaaagaaaagatgatttgcTTCGCTTCGCCAAAAAAACTCACAATGATGAGGAGCGAATATGTCTATGAATGAGGTTGTCCCTTGTAGGGAGGGCATCCGAAAGGCATCTCCAAGCTATAAAGCAATGGGAATTAATCCCctttcaaaccaaacagcttCACTCCAATGCATGACGGGAGTTCTTGTGCGGATAGCAttccaagctgatttggaagtgAAATTACCCGAAGAGTTGCCATTCCAAACTGTCAAATCCGGAACCTCATCGtgaaatttttcaatggttggaagagccctccaaatatcaatgaGGTCAAAAGATGTAGATGGGCCAGGTACCAATCTCCATCACGCACAATCTCCTTGACACCGCATGTCAGCAGAAGAGAGTAGGAGCCTGCGTCGTAGCATATCCTGCTACCAAATCTATTcaagagaactccaaacgggtgccaattatcaagccaaagctttGTAGCAGCCCCATCCCCAATGATAGTTTTGATAAGGGGAAGGGCTTTGTCCCTAGACTTCAAAACTTTACGCCAGACCCAGGAGCAGTTGTTGAGACCCTTGACTGTCCAAAGAGACTCTTTCTTTAGGTATCTTTGCTGAACCCACTTAACCCAAAGCCGATCCtgcttggaggcaatccaccaaatttgcttcataattcCAGCAATGTTCATTTCCTTGATCCGCTTGATTCCCAAACCTCCCTCTGATTTTGGTTTACAGAccgcatcccaagaaataaaGTGGGTCTTCCTTTGAAGAGAGGGGCCTGACCAAAGGAAGTTAGAGAACATAGACTCCAGCTTGGTGATAACATTACCAGGAAGGCCGAAAATCCCTGCCCAGTAAATGTAACTTccttgaagaactgaagctaAGAGTTGAAGACGACCAGCATAAGAGAGGAATCTAGCCTTCCACCCTTCCAACTTTCGACGAACCAAGTCCAAGATGGGACTGCAATCTTTCATGGATAACCTGCCGGACACAAGAGGAACTCCAAGGTACCTAATAGGTAGTTTGGTTTCCGAAAAACCCGTTAAATCCAAAAGTTCCAGACTACTAGTTTGGGTCAGGCctcctaaaataatagaggacttagatctGTTAAGTTGAAGCCCGGAAAGGGCAGCAAACTAATCCAGACCCCCCAAACTAGCTAAAATAGAATCGCGGTtccccttcacaaaaatcataagatcatctgcaaaaatgAGGTGTGAAAGGTGAAATGATTTACAGCGGGGCAGCAGCTTAATCTGACCATCAATCTCAAGCCTTCGCATAATTCCAATGAAGGCCTCCATAGCAAGGGTGAATAGATAGGGGGACAGTGGATCCCCTTGTCTAATCCCTCTCCCTCCATTGAAGAAACCAGCCGGGCTGCCATTAATAAGGACAGAGAACATAGGAGTGGTTACACAGGCCTTCACCCACCCTATGAACTTATCTGAGAATCCCATTCTTCCCAtcacatcaaacaaaaatttcctACTTAGAGAGTCGTAGGCCTTGTGAAAATCCACCTTCAAAACTGCAGTAGGGCTGGTAGCTTTTTGTTGGATACCTCGCTCAATATCATGGCAAACAAGTATATTGTCAACAATAGACCTGCCCTTGATGAAAGCTGACTGATTATGGCTGACCACACTCCCAATAACATGCTGGATCctattggagaggattttagtAATAATCTTGTATAGGAGATTGCATAAAGCAATTGGCCGAAACCCCGCAAAAGTGGAGACATCCCCTGACTTCGGAACCAAAGTAATAAAGGTTGCATTAATAGAATGGGGCATGAAGGAGTTCGCAAAGAACCATTGGACAGCATGTGTTAGCTCCTCACCAATGACCTCCCACGAGTGCTTGTAAAAGCCAGCCCCGAAACCATCAGGCCCTGGGGCTTTAGAGTCTTTCAAACTAAACACAACTCTTTTAACCTCGTCTCCATTTACCTCCTTTCCAAGCTCCATATTCTGAGATTCGGAAACCACCCCCAAAAGGGGAATCGAGGGGGGGCAAGAGCCCAAATCAGTGTAATCTGACCCAAACAGCTTCTTGTAGAAAAGAACAGCCTCTTCTTTGATATCCTTAGGGTTAGTGAGTGTATTTCCAGCCTGATCTATGACCTCCAAGATATGGTTTCTGTTTTGCCTACTTTGCATGGACTTGTGGAAAAACTGTTGCCATCTCCCAACTCAAGccacctaaccctagatttctccTTAAGAAACCTTTCTTCCATTTGCAGCGCAGCCCACAACTTGCCTTTAGCTTCCTTCTCCAATACAACAAGGGAATCATCAAGGGGATTATACTGAATTCGGCCAAGATCATGTTCTGCATCCTTAACATTTTTGAAGACATCTCCGATACTCTCCTTATTCCAACATTTAAGCTCAGATTTCACATTCTTTAACTTTGCAGCAAATCTCAAGAAGGGGTTTAAGTTGACATTTATAGCCTTCAACCAGCCCCTTTTTATCACTTCATCATAGTCCTTGTGGTGAGTCCAAGCATCAAAAAACCTGAATGGCTTAGGCCCAGAGTTGAGATTGTCCAAAATATTGAGAGCAATCGGGCTATGGTCAGATATTCCCAGGCATAGGAAGTTCGCTTCCGAGAAACGCAACTTGTCCAGCCAAGCACTATTAACAAGGACTCGATCTAATTTGCAGCAGATTCTACGAGTACCACTTTGGTTATTATTCCAAGTGAAAAACTCCCCTCTCCATTTCAAGTCAGCCAGGCCCGAATTGAAAATGCAGGAATTAAATTCATCAACCACCCCCTGATGGATAGCATCCCCTCCCATCTTCTCATTTTGGTGTCTAACCGTATTGAAATCTCCCATAACAGCCCAAGGTTCACCAACTCCTGAAGCAATGCCAGTTATCTCCCTCCAAAGTTCCATTTGACCTTCAAGAGAATTTAGCACATATACAGCAGTACAAAGGAAGGACAAAGAAGTCTCAATAACAGAAATCCTCATGTGGATCAATTGAATAGTAGCCTTTAGAACGTCCACCTTAAGACAGCCCACATCCTAGCCAACCCATATACGGGTATGGTTATGCTTTCCTTTTGCAAAGTAGAATCAACATTCCCCtccttgatttttgtttctagaaGAATTGCCATTTTATAATTGTTATCAGCTAGGGTCCTTTTCacactcctcttcttctctgggGCATTCAAGCCTTGcacattccaacaaaggcagttCATTGAGAACGTTGGAGGGAAGGGGGAGCTAGCTTCTTACCCCCAAAAGCCGAACCACTCTCATTTCGTTTTTGACTTGAACTTTGGCTAGGAACCACTTCAATACGTTGAGGTTTAAAAGAAGTCAACAGTCTCTTTTTCCCTATCTCCCTCAAAGCTCTCCCTTCCTTATCTGAGTTCAATGAAATTGCATGGTTAGGAATAGAGGGCATACCTTCTAAAAGTGGACCCCTTGGAATAGTGCTGCCCgaaattttctttcccttggtgGATGTCTCTTTCAGATTAGATTGTTCTCCATTAGCTTTGTCACCATCCTCTAGGATTTGCAATAAGGATTCCCTAATAGGGCCCCCCCCAATCTGTAGTTTCCAAAGTAGGTGCTGCCGCATTATCTCTTGCCATAATCATATCCTCCTCTCCCTCCCCAACTGCCACATACCCTTCCTTATTATGGGCAAAGGTGGGATTATCAATCTCAACCAAATCACCTCCAGCCGTTAAATCAATCTCTTTCCTTACATGGCTGTGAAGAATAATTGATTGAGGCACCAATTCCCCCTCCTCCTCACCTTCTTTATATGGGGGATCTCCAATATCTTGCTCACACTCTAAATCCTTCCCTAAAAGGACGT
This genomic interval carries:
- the LOC122648277 gene encoding uncharacterized protein LOC122648277 → MVALHCDGSLADDKASFGGLIRDGCGDPIAAYAGLGEDLSVLSMEFKAIYKGISLCIEKGLYDVSVRSDSKLAVDILNGQITGPWQILILKSKILSKFRLLRSKELVHIWREQNQPADFMASLPTVPSGTYWEPESFPPELTILIKKDKELVTYYRM